A genome region from Bacteroides stercoris ATCC 43183 includes the following:
- a CDS encoding ATP-dependent DNA helicase RecQ, which translates to MSSQPDASQLSTLNSRILKQYWGYDRFRGIQEDIIDSISKNKDTLGLMPTGGGKSITFQVPALAKEGMCLVITPLIALMKDQVQNLKKRGIKALAIYSGMSRQDIIITLENCIFGNYKFLYISPERLDTEIFRTKLRKMHISMITVDESHCISQWGYDFRPAYLKIAEIRELLPDVPVLALTATATPEVVKDIQARLHFRHKNVFRMSFERNNLAYIVRKTENKTAELLHILRSMPGSAIVYVRNRRRTKEITELLNNEYITADFYHAGLDDATKDIRQHRWQSGESRVMVATNAFGMGIDKPDVRIVIHMDLPDSIEAYFQEAGRAGRDGQKAYAVILYAKSDKTTLHKRIPDTFPEKEYIRDVYEHLQYYYQMAMGDGLDCVREFNIEDFCRKFKYFPVPVDSALRILTQAGYLEYTAEQDSTSRILFTIRRDELYRLREMGEDMDRLIQAVLRSYTGVFTDYTYINEDSLAIRTGLTRRQIYEMLVHLAKLRIVSYIPHKKTPYIIYTRERVEAQRIHISPEVYEHRKARYETRINAMLDYVTNDTVCRSRMLLDYFGERNEHNCGQCDTCISLRSKSKASEQPDRETLCAKVCEILSCESLTPAGLLKQLPMDKELLTEILHRLSDEGKIIAVDGILQIKK; encoded by the coding sequence ATGTCCTCGCAGCCCGACGCCTCCCAACTTTCAACTCTCAACTCCCGAATCCTAAAGCAGTATTGGGGATATGACCGTTTTCGGGGTATCCAGGAAGATATCATCGACAGCATCAGCAAGAATAAGGATACCTTGGGACTAATGCCTACGGGTGGCGGCAAGTCCATTACTTTCCAAGTCCCGGCACTTGCCAAAGAAGGAATGTGCCTGGTGATTACCCCCCTGATAGCCCTGATGAAAGACCAGGTACAGAATTTGAAAAAGCGGGGTATCAAGGCACTTGCCATCTACTCCGGCATGAGCCGGCAGGACATCATCATCACCCTTGAAAACTGTATATTCGGCAACTATAAGTTCCTCTATATCTCACCCGAACGTCTGGATACGGAAATATTCCGCACCAAATTGCGGAAAATGCACATCAGCATGATTACGGTAGACGAAAGCCACTGCATCTCGCAATGGGGGTATGACTTCCGTCCCGCCTATCTGAAAATCGCAGAGATACGCGAACTGCTGCCGGATGTCCCCGTTCTGGCACTGACCGCCACTGCAACCCCCGAAGTGGTAAAGGATATCCAAGCCCGTCTGCATTTCCGTCACAAGAATGTATTCCGCATGAGCTTCGAGCGGAACAACCTCGCTTATATTGTTCGCAAAACAGAGAACAAGACTGCCGAACTGTTGCATATACTGCGCAGCATGCCCGGCAGTGCCATTGTATACGTACGCAACCGCCGCCGCACCAAGGAAATTACCGAACTGCTGAACAACGAGTACATCACAGCCGATTTCTACCATGCCGGACTGGACGATGCCACCAAAGACATCCGCCAGCACCGCTGGCAATCCGGCGAGAGCCGTGTCATGGTGGCAACCAATGCTTTCGGCATGGGCATAGACAAACCGGACGTGCGCATCGTTATCCACATGGACCTGCCCGACTCCATAGAAGCCTACTTCCAGGAAGCCGGAAGAGCCGGACGTGACGGGCAGAAGGCGTATGCCGTCATCCTATATGCCAAGTCGGACAAGACTACACTGCACAAACGCATCCCCGACACCTTTCCGGAGAAAGAATATATCAGAGACGTTTACGAACATCTCCAATACTATTATCAAATGGCAATGGGTGACGGACTGGATTGCGTACGCGAATTCAACATCGAAGATTTCTGCCGCAAATTCAAATACTTCCCCGTACCGGTGGACAGCGCTTTGCGAATCCTGACCCAGGCGGGCTATCTGGAGTACACTGCCGAACAGGACAGCACCTCACGCATCCTCTTCACCATACGCAGGGATGAACTCTACCGGCTGCGCGAAATGGGCGAAGACATGGACAGGCTCATACAAGCCGTGCTTCGTTCCTATACCGGAGTATTCACAGACTATACCTATATCAACGAAGATTCGCTTGCCATACGCACAGGACTTACCCGCCGGCAAATCTACGAAATGCTGGTTCACCTTGCCAAACTGCGCATCGTAAGCTATATTCCCCATAAAAAGACACCTTATATAATATACACGCGCGAACGCGTGGAAGCACAACGCATCCATATCTCCCCGGAAGTATACGAACACCGGAAAGCACGCTATGAAACGCGCATCAATGCCATGCTCGATTACGTGACCAACGACACCGTATGCCGCAGCCGTATGCTGCTGGACTACTTCGGGGAGAGAAACGAACATAACTGCGGACAATGCGATACCTGTATCAGCCTGCGCAGCAAATCAAAAGCTTCTGAACAACCGGACCGGGAAACGCTTTGTGCAAAAGTATGCGAGATATTGTCCTGTGAATCCCTGACTCCCGCCGGCCTGCTCAAACAACTTCCAATGGACAAAGAGCTTCTGACCGAAATATTGCACCGGTTATCGGACGAAGGAAAAATTATTGCCGTTGACGGAATACTGCAAATCAAAAAATAA
- a CDS encoding phosphatidylinositol-specific phospholipase C, with translation MLSWFLCAKPAFAGSKGDWMKLLSDTLPVCKLSIPGTHDSGAIYGGCMLKTQDAGIFSQLELGIRAFDIRLAEKDGKLGVFHSHAFQNMYWETDVLPTFIKFLKEHPSEMLIVSLKREGGSSEAYASLVETSLSAIDAKPFFVWNFCQDLALGDCRGKILFLHRDVAMNKYPGTACEGWKDDATCLMTLRGSNGAEAQVLLQDEYQYASDEEVGLKIEACMRNLHNVAAEPSSSYRWAISFVSATGLPLGTPEVFAKQVNKFVSEYLKQRRSQMCGIVFMDFVQRPEGLELLDCLIRGNN, from the coding sequence ATGCTGAGCTGGTTCCTTTGTGCAAAACCGGCTTTCGCAGGCAGCAAAGGCGATTGGATGAAACTTCTTTCTGATACATTGCCTGTATGCAAACTTTCTATCCCTGGTACTCATGACAGTGGTGCTATTTATGGTGGTTGTATGTTGAAAACTCAAGATGCAGGTATTTTCTCGCAATTAGAATTGGGCATTCGTGCTTTTGATATTCGTTTAGCTGAGAAAGACGGAAAGCTGGGAGTGTTTCATAGTCATGCTTTTCAGAATATGTATTGGGAAACGGATGTATTACCTACTTTTATAAAATTTCTGAAAGAACATCCTTCTGAGATGTTGATTGTGTCTTTAAAGAGAGAGGGCGGAAGTTCTGAGGCTTACGCTTCTTTGGTAGAAACCTCCTTGTCGGCTATTGATGCAAAGCCTTTCTTTGTTTGGAATTTTTGTCAGGATTTAGCATTGGGTGATTGTCGTGGAAAAATTCTGTTTTTACACCGAGATGTAGCCATGAACAAATATCCCGGAACTGCTTGTGAGGGTTGGAAGGATGATGCCACATGTTTGATGACGCTTCGAGGCAGTAATGGTGCGGAAGCACAAGTCTTACTTCAAGATGAATATCAGTATGCTTCGGATGAGGAAGTTGGATTAAAAATAGAAGCTTGTATGCGTAATTTGCATAATGTAGCAGCAGAACCTAGTTCTTCATATCGATGGGCGATTTCTTTCGTTAGTGCTACTGGACTTCCGCTAGGCACACCTGAAGTTTTTGCTAAACAAGTGAATAAGTTTGTGTCAGAGTATCTAAAACAAAGAAGAAGCCAGATGTGTGGTATTGTTTTTATGGATTTTGTACAGCGTCCTGAAGGGCTTGAGTTGTTAGATTGTCTCATAAGAGGAAATAATTAG
- the recJ gene encoding single-stranded-DNA-specific exonuclease RecJ, which yields MTHKWNYLPITSDQAEASQRLAQELGISPVLGRLLVERGITTATAAKKFFRPQLPDLYDPFLMKDMDVAVERLNKAMGKKERILIYGDYDVDGTTAVALVYKFIQQFYSNIDYYIPDRYNEGYGVSTQGVDYASETGVGLIIVLDCGIKAVDEIAYAKEKGIDFIICDHHVPDEVLPPAVAILNAKREDNTYPYEHLSGCGVGFKFMQAFAISNGIEFHHLIPLLDLVAVSIASDIVPIMGENRILAYHGLKQLNSNPSVGLKAIIDVCGLSEKEITVSDIVFKIGPRINASGRIQNGKEAVDLLTEKDFSVALEKAGQINQYNETRKDLDKTMTEEANQIVAGLEGLADRRSIVLYNEDWHKGVIGIVASRLTEVYYRPAVVLTRTDDMATGSARSVSGFDVYKAIEYCRDLLENFGGHTYAAGLSMKVENVPAFTERFEEFVSRHILPEQTSAVIDINAEIDFRDITPKFCNDLKKFNPFGPDNTKPVFCTHNVYDYGTSKVVGRDQEHIKLELVDNKSNNVMNGIAFGQSSHVRYIKTKRSFDICYTIEENTHKRGEVQLQIEDIKPN from the coding sequence ATGACTCACAAATGGAATTATTTACCCATTACATCCGATCAGGCAGAAGCAAGCCAACGACTGGCCCAGGAATTAGGGATTAGCCCTGTACTTGGGAGATTGCTGGTGGAGCGGGGAATAACGACAGCGACAGCTGCCAAGAAGTTTTTCCGCCCGCAACTACCGGATTTGTACGACCCGTTCCTCATGAAAGATATGGACGTGGCCGTAGAACGCCTGAACAAGGCAATGGGAAAGAAAGAGCGCATTCTGATTTATGGAGATTACGATGTAGACGGAACCACCGCCGTGGCCCTGGTCTATAAGTTTATTCAACAGTTCTATTCGAACATAGATTATTACATACCCGACCGTTACAACGAGGGATATGGCGTTTCGACACAAGGTGTGGACTATGCCTCCGAAACCGGTGTGGGACTGATTATCGTGCTGGACTGCGGCATCAAGGCCGTAGATGAAATTGCATACGCCAAGGAAAAAGGCATCGACTTCATCATCTGCGACCACCACGTACCCGATGAAGTGTTGCCCCCTGCCGTAGCTATACTGAACGCCAAGCGCGAAGACAACACCTATCCTTACGAACATCTTTCGGGCTGCGGAGTAGGTTTTAAATTCATGCAGGCATTCGCTATCAGCAACGGCATCGAATTCCACCATCTGATTCCGCTGTTGGACTTGGTGGCAGTCAGCATCGCCTCGGACATCGTACCGATTATGGGAGAGAACCGCATACTTGCCTATCACGGTTTGAAACAGCTCAACAGTAATCCGAGCGTAGGGCTGAAGGCCATTATCGATGTATGCGGACTGTCGGAAAAAGAAATCACCGTCAGCGATATAGTATTCAAGATAGGTCCGCGTATCAACGCCTCCGGACGTATCCAGAACGGCAAGGAAGCGGTAGATCTGCTGACGGAAAAGGACTTCTCGGTTGCTCTGGAAAAGGCCGGACAAATCAACCAGTATAACGAAACCCGCAAAGACCTTGACAAGACCATGACCGAAGAGGCCAATCAAATCGTAGCCGGTCTGGAAGGACTCGCAGACCGCCGCTCCATCGTGTTGTACAATGAGGATTGGCATAAAGGAGTAATCGGAATCGTCGCTTCCCGCCTGACGGAAGTATATTACCGCCCCGCCGTAGTGCTGACACGCACGGATGATATGGCAACCGGATCGGCACGTTCCGTTTCCGGTTTCGATGTATACAAAGCCATCGAGTACTGCCGGGATTTACTGGAAAACTTCGGCGGACACACCTATGCTGCCGGTCTGTCCATGAAAGTGGAAAACGTACCCGCTTTCACTGAACGTTTCGAAGAATTCGTATCCCGGCATATTCTGCCGGAACAGACCAGCGCCGTAATCGACATCAATGCCGAAATCGACTTCCGGGATATCACTCCCAAATTCTGCAATGATTTGAAGAAGTTCAACCCCTTCGGTCCCGACAATACCAAGCCCGTATTCTGTACCCACAACGTGTACGACTACGGAACCAGTAAAGTCGTAGGACGCGACCAGGAGCATATCAAGCTGGAACTGGTGGACAACAAATCAAACAATGTAATGAACGGAATTGCTTTCGGGCAGAGTTCTCACGTGCGCTACATCAAGACCAAGCGTTCGTTCGACATCTGTTACACCATTGAGGAAAACACCCACAAACGGGGAGAAGTACAGTTGCAAATTGAAGATATAAAGCCGAATTAA
- the yaaA gene encoding peroxide stress protein YaaA: MLTFISCAKTMASHCSLKVPEVTVPYFEAEAVRNALEMSQVSAAELEKLLKVNAKIAAENRARFHDFCSEDNRPMPAIGAYTGAVFKRILPKDFTADDFRYAQEHLRITSFLYGLLRPLDGIRPYRLEGDVRLPEKGGITMFDYWKPLLTDCFIEEIKKRGGILVNLASGEMKDLFDWKRVESEVRVVTPDFQVWKGGKLKTVVIYAKMCRGEMVRHIIKNRIGCPEDLRGFSWEGFTFDEGLSTDNHLQFVLE, translated from the coding sequence ATGCTCACTTTTATCTCTTGTGCCAAGACCATGGCGTCGCACTGTTCTTTGAAAGTGCCCGAAGTTACCGTTCCGTATTTTGAAGCGGAAGCTGTACGGAATGCGTTGGAAATGTCACAGGTTTCTGCCGCAGAACTGGAAAAACTCTTGAAGGTGAATGCTAAGATTGCTGCGGAAAACAGGGCACGCTTTCATGACTTTTGTTCGGAAGACAATCGCCCTATGCCGGCAATCGGTGCATATACGGGAGCTGTTTTCAAACGCATCCTGCCAAAGGATTTTACGGCTGATGACTTCCGTTATGCACAGGAACATCTCCGTATCACCTCTTTTCTTTATGGATTGCTCCGTCCGCTGGACGGTATCAGACCTTATCGTCTGGAGGGAGATGTGCGCCTGCCGGAGAAAGGCGGTATCACCATGTTTGATTATTGGAAACCTCTGCTGACGGACTGTTTCATAGAAGAAATCAAGAAACGGGGCGGTATACTGGTCAACTTGGCAAGTGGTGAGATGAAGGATTTATTCGACTGGAAACGGGTGGAGTCAGAGGTGCGTGTGGTTACTCCAGATTTTCAAGTGTGGAAAGGCGGAAAGTTAAAGACCGTTGTCATTTATGCGAAGATGTGCAGAGGGGAGATGGTGCGTCACATCATCAAAAATCGCATTGGATGCCCCGAAGATTTGAGAGGTTTTTCGTGGGAAGGTTTTACTTTTGACGAGGGACTCAGTACGGATAATCATTTGCAGTTTGTATTGGAGTAA